ttggagcccccaaaattaaagtctctcagtgtttccattgttttcccatctatttgccatgaagtgatgggcccagatgccatgatcttagttttctgaatgttgagttttaagccaactgtttcactctcctctttcacattcaccAAGAGCGTCTTAGTTCTTCTTCgatttatgccataagggtggtgtcatctgtgtatttgaggttattgatatttctcctggaaatcttgattctagcttgtgcttcttccagcccagcgtttctcatgatgtactctgcatataagttaaataagcagggtgacaatatacagccttgacgtactccttttcctatttggaaccagtctgttgttccatgttcagttctaactgttgcttcctgacctgcatacaggtttctcaagaggcaggtcaggtggtctggtattcccctctctttaataattttccacagtttgttatgatacataaagtcaaaggctttggcacagtcaataaagcagaagtaaatgtttttctggaactttcttgctttttcaatgatccaacggatgttggcaattcaatctctggttcctctgccttttctaaatccagcttgaacatctggaatttcacggttcacatattgttgaagctgggcttgaagaattttgagtattactttgctagcatgtgaaatgagtgcaattgtgtggtagtttgagaattctttgggattgcctttcttagggattggaatgaaaaatgacctttttcagtcctgtggccactgctgagttttccaaatttgctggcatattgagtgcagcactttcatagcatcatctttcaggatttgaaatagctcaactggaattccatcacctccactagctttgttcatagtgatgcttcctaaggcccactttacttcacattccaggatgtctggctctacgtgagtgatcacaccatcttggttatctggatcgtgaagatcttttttgtatagtttttctgtatattcttgccacctcttcttaatatcttctacttttcttaggtccataccatttctgtcctttattgtgcccatctttgcatgaaatgttcccttggtatctttaattttcttgaagagatctctagtctttcccattctattgttttcctctatttcttagcactgatcactgaggaaggctttcttatctcttcttgctatcctttggaactctacattcaaacgggtatatcttcccttttctcttctcttctttcacttctctttttttcacagctatttgtaaggcctcctcagacaaccattttgcctttttgcatttctttttcttggagttggccttgatccctgcctcctgtacaatgtcacaaacctccatccatagttcttcggacactctgtctatcagatctaatcccttgaatctatttgtcagttccAATGTATAATCGGTAACTGATTTactttatgtcatacctgaatgttctggtggttttccctagtttcttctatttaagtctgaatttggcaataaggctttcatgatctgagccacagtcagctcccggtcttgtttttgctgactgtatagagagggcgtctccatctttgcctgcaaagaatataatcagtctgattttggtattggacccctggtgatgtccatgtgtacagttgtctcttgtgttgttggaagagagtgtttgctatgaccagtgcattctcttggcaaaactctgttagctattgacctgcttcgttttgtactccaaggccaaatttgctactccaggtgtctcttgacttcctacttttgcattccagcccctataatggaaaggacatcatttttgggtgttagttctagaaggtcttgtaggtcttcatagaactgttcaacttcagcttcttcagcattacttgttggggcatagacttggattactgtgatattgaatggtttgcgttggaaacaaacagagatcattctgtcggttttgagattgcatccaagtactgcatttcagactcttgttgactatgatggctacaccatttcttctaagggattcttgtccacagtagtagatataatggtcatttgaattaaattcacccattccagtctattttagttcactgattcctaaaatgtcaatgttcactcttgccatctcctatttgaccacttctaatttgttttgattcatgtacctaacattccacgttcctatgcaatattgctctttaaggcatcggactttacttccatcaccagtcccatccacaactgctTTTGActgtgtctcttcattctttctagagttatttctccactgatctccagaagcatattgggcacctactgacctggggagttcctctccAGGAGATTTGTAATGGATACCAAACAAGGTCCCCCACTTTCACAGTTTCAATCGGCTGATGGAAGTCTTTCCAATCACCCCCTGCTGTTTTCTGAGTCCATTTCCACACAAATCAACATTTAGagcaatacatatatacaaacacacaccctATCGCAACAGACATTTACAACATCAAACGCCTATTAACAGTAAGTGACACCAACACAGCTCCTCCGTAATTAGGTTTCTCGACTATCTTCCCTTGAATCTCAGCAGCCCCTTGGAACACACCCCCTTCCTACACACCTTCCCCCATTCAAGCCTCACTTACCTTAAGGGCATCGTTGGAACAAAAACCTCCTGCCAAATGGCTAAGGGAAGAGGCTTTTGGTGGAAAGGAGCAGAGATAACCTTTCATCCTGGGAGTGGGCGTTTACGTTTGGAAGGAGAACACAGGCTGGCTGTCCTGTGTCCACTGTCACCTGATGATACCACCTGCGAGCCCTGGAGACTATCAGAGACAGCCCACAGTGGTTGTTTGTCCTTTGTTGAATCTGAGGGCATCTCAAGATTTCACAAGGGGGTATGGTGCtgtgttttaaaaatgtcttcagcaaaattaatttttcccttgattttaattaaaaaaaaaatcactgtaagAATTTAAAAAGTTGTTGTGTGACAACAGCAATATGGTTatgtaagaaaatattaatattttgaaaaattaaaaataaatgaggcaaGTGGGCAAAATCTTGATATCTGTCGGATCTGGGTCATGGATAAATGGAAGCTCATTGGGCCATTAGCTCTACTTTTCACTGTGTTCCTGAAATTTTTTGTaataacaatttaaaagaaaatgaaaagggatgATCCTTGAAGATGTgtacagaaggagaaagaagagcatCATTTTCAAGCTTCCCCAGATTCCTTTGGAggttgtcttattttttaattgtatttaatttttaaaaattaaaaaaatttttggccacactatgtggcatgtgggagcttcgttccctgaccagggattgaacccgtgccccctatATTGGAAGCAatgagtctcagccactggaccagcaggctAGTCGTGGAGGCTGTTTTATACTCAAACCGTGTAGCACCTTGCTGCACCTGTGTGAACTTAGGTAGGTCACCTAATGTCGCTGAGGCTTCGTTTTAGTCATATCGGAGTCTCTTGGTTTTAAAGTCATTGTATTTTTAGGAAGTGGcaaaaaatgtcataaaatcCAACAAATAAGGGAGAAGAGTTCAATTTCTAAAACACTGGCACTCTCTGCTTGAGTCTCTGCCATATTGCTTAGAGCAGAAATTCAATTCTATATTTAAAGCATTAAATGAAAAGCTGATTTTTAGgtaaaaacaatgtaaaatataAGAAACACTTGTATTTATGTTAAACAAGATAATAACAGTGACATAATATGTCATACAATACAATACATAATTTACACGATAaacataagaaagctgagcaccaaagaatcgatgcttttgaactgtggtattggagaagactcttgagagtcccttggactgcaaggagatccaaccagtccatcctaaagaaaatcagtcctgaatattcattggaaggactgatgttgacactgaaactccaatactttagccacctgatgcaaagaactgactcattggaaaagaccctgatagatgggaaagattgaaggcaggtggagaagggatgacagaggatgagatggttggatggcatcaccgacttgatggacgtgagttttagcaagctctgggagttggtgatggacagggaagcctggcgtgccacagtccgtGGCGTCgcggagagttggacacaactgagccactgaactgaactgagtatagtGTTGCAATGCCTTCTCAGTTgcttcaatcctgtctgactctttgtgaccctatggactgtagcccgccaggatcgtctgtctatggaattttccaggcaagaatactggattgggttgccatttcctcttccaggggatgtttctgacccagggattggacctgtatGTTGTAtctcctgtatcttctgcattgcatgtgaattctttactgctgagccactagggaagcccacagtattatatctattattattttcatagatTATGCTGATTAATTAAGAGCAAAAGTGTATGATAGATATTGGTACCCCAACAGTGCTCTGGATACCTCTGTGTATAGCTGAGGAGATAGTAGGAGGCAATGTGACCCCAGCTTTCAGGCAGTGAGTTAGAACAAGCTGTTGTAACATATCCCACTTGCCTAATCAAATTGTCCTCCCCACTCATGTCATGAGATCTTGTGAAACAGACATCTAAATACCTTTGCCAGATTGCCACAGCTGAGAAAGAGAAGACTGGAGGGTCAATTGGTCCAGAAGTAGGATTCATCCCTTTTACATATCAGTCCATGTTCTAGAACTAGTTACAAAGCTCCATCTACCTGGAAAGAGAGTGGGAGAGAGGGGTGTGGCCATTCAGGGGGCAGTGCATTTCCCTGATACAGGTGGATGTATGACAGACATAGCTCCAACCTAGATCTGAAGATCTAAGAAGCACTTCTGCCTACGAAAAGGCTTGGGAACGAAGCACGGGGTCTTCTAGAACATACAGTCTTTGGAGAAGCAGAGTGGGAGTTGCAGATAAAGGAACAGcacagaataataaaatattgtgtGTTTTAGAGATCTATTTTGCTAGAAAAGACAGGCCCCTGAAGAAGTGTGGGaacagggaatttcctggtggcccTGTGGCCAAGATTCAGTGCTCCCcatccagggggcctgggtttgatccttggtcagggaactagatcccgcatgttgCAGTGAAAACCTGGCACACTCTAataaatgttgttcagttgctaagtcattgtctgactctttgcaaccccatggactatagcacgccaggcttccctgccctttactatctcctggagtttgctcaaactcatatccatttagtcaatgatgccatccaaccatctcatcctctgccacccccttctcctgccctcagcctttcccagcatcagggtcttttctagtaagttggctctttgcattacgTGgccaatgtaaataaataaattatgtatctaattatgactgatttgtgctgttgtatggcagaaaccaacacaacattataaagcagttttcctccaattaaaaaataaattttaaaataaaaataaaattttaaatatagtaatgaaaatgtaaataaataaatataagaaaaatctgGGAACATAGTCTGGAAGTCATTAGTCAATTGTATAGAGCCATATATACCATGCTAATGGGCTAATTAGCTAGTATCTAGACAAATTTACTGAACATTTTGAACTTTGAATGGATGTTATGCAGTAGGAAGAGATAGTCTAACCTTGCCTCACTGTAGAGAAGATGGCCCCACACCCAAGAAGATTAAATGACATGCACACGGTCATATAGCTCATTAGTAAGAGAACCAGGATTAAAGTCCATGTTTTCCTGACTTCCACTTCAGGTTTTGTGTAGCAACCCTATGACCATGGCCTGATTTGGAAGGCTAATCTGGAAGTGATGCTCAGAACAGATAAGATGGTGGGAAGgccagagatgggaaaaccaattTAGAGATGATAGTATTTTCTTAGTGAGGGTGACAGGACCCTGAACTAGGCCAGTAATCAAGAGATAGGAAACAAGTCGTGGTTGGAGGTAGAGTGAGAGGATTAACTCCCCACTGGAGCGTGAGAGACTTTCTTATTCCTTCCGCTTCACATGTGGGCACTTCCACTAGGTTTATACACCTACCTCTGCGTAAGGTGAGGAACAGATGAACTCGTGTGGCTCAGTCTCAcattctctcttttgtttttcctctgccaTGGATTAGGGGCAGGAGATATGGGACCGTGGTGGTAAAGTTCAGCCTTGAGCTTAATTGAATTTAATTCTGTGTTGGGAGGGAGAGTGTTAGCATATTCATGTGGCCATGCGTTCAACTTATATTTTCCAAACTCAACATTATCAGTAAGAACATCCTTCCCTTGGTTACCATTTGTTTCTCTCTAGTGTGTTttactgatgttgaaactgaaactccaatactttggccacctgatgtgaagagctcaatcattggaaaagaccctgatgctgggaaagattgaaggagggaggacagaggatgagatggttggatggcatcactgactcaacaatgaacatgggtttgagtaaactccgggagttggtgatggacagggaggcctggtgtgctgtggtccatggggtcacaaagggtcggacacagctgagtgactgaactcaactggactgaatgtgttttatttcttaatttgttcTAAACTCAGGGAGAGAAAGGCGGTTATTTATTATCCCCACTCAAACTGCAACAGAAGGAATAAAGGCTTTaataagagagacagagacagaatcaTAATTTCGGAATGAAGACTTCAGAAAATTTATGGGTCAACTCTCTCCATTTGTAAGAAAAGGAATTGAGTTCTGAAAAGTTTGGCCTACCAGAGATGACAGGTATGCTCTTGGGTTAAGTGTTGAATAATAGTTCAGAGATCTTTGTCCTACTTGATTATGGGTCAGATGGTGATGGGAGGAGAGCAAACTATAAACAGACCTAGGAAGCAAGCCAGTAGcatggaagggagggaggtggaaatATAGGCCTGGAGCTATCGATGTAAGATATTTTTTTTTGCCCCCCTGTGGAAGTTTGATGTTTTGGGTAACCAAGTCTGTCACTAATTTATAGATGCTTTCCCCCTTTAGTGGCATGTATTGAAAGTCCTTCCCCATCCTCTATGTTATACAAATGTAACCTAGAAAATACAAGTCAATATAGAACACAGCAGAGTCTTTTCCCGCGAGTCAGAGGAGCTGATTCGcaggaaaagacgctgatgctgagaaagattgaaggcaggaggagaaggcgtaacagaggatgagatggttggatggcatcatcgactcaatggacatgagtttgagcacccTCAGAGAGATAAAGTAAGGGAAGACAGGCGtgctgctgcagtccacggggtcccaaagagttggacgcaacttagagactgaacaatgagcaacaacaacagactTGCGGAAGAGCTACCATTCCAATGACTTCTGAGTGATTGTGGACAGAGGTGAGATCTGTGAGAGACAGAAGTAGCAACCCAAGGACAGGGCTGGGATGGATGCTTCCGTTCAGAAGGatgaaaggaggaagaggaactcCTGAAGGAAGCAACAGAGTGGTAGGAAGGAGAAGTGGCAGgcgaaaagtggggaaaaaagctGGTAGTAGCATCTAATGTTTGCCATCAGTCTAGAGAGATGAGTGCTGGGAAGGGGTCGGTGAATGTCACTTCTTGCTTCCTTACAATGACAGTTTCACTGGCGGGTATGTCTTGGCAGAAGCCAACTAGATCTGAGGAAGAGTGTCACGGCGGCGATCCTATTTGCTGGTTCTTATTGACTTACTTCTTTTAGCTAATTGCATGTGACATCTCGATCTGCTGTGACTACTTGTAAGAAGACAATGTCAATCCAAGGTCAGCAGTCATCAGTTTGAGTCTTCCTGCCTTGTTTAACTAGAGTGGTTTGATGTCCTGTGGTCTAAATAAACtgctttatttgttgttgttgtttcctcaCCAAgtaatgtcagactctttgtgaccctgtggactgttgccgggcctgccggctagatgaacaggtcaaggacgcaatcaccagtgcacctgagaaataaaagactaagaaagatggggttgagagggacggagtcagcttctgactgattccgacgactttattgaggcgtaacatacatatatatactaacaggattcaccaaattttagatcaaagacttgtatacgtgcagaactgcagatactagttttaggagtttatcttaactccagcagagcatggcaccagcatcttacaatcaggtaaagactacctagacataagccattcacaggagcccgataatcttatcagagtcaggaaaataggcaaatggtggctgcagcgatttccttgagggaggtgagaaaggccaatttgcactttaacaaatcaggggtggcgggacagagagggaccttttgatctctctcagggccgagaaggggcctgagcagtcaggccggctccccgcatctcccccttttcttttgactAATGGCCATTATATCTCCCTTGAAGGAAATGGCCGCGTTTGCAAACGGGAAAACATCagcaatcttttatttatcatctcagaTAAGCATTGACAAATGCAAGGGCCAAAACACAGCAATAACAATATGCatataatgatgaaaattataGATTTCCACCAACCACTATGAAACCAGGCAGATATCTGACTCCAAATGCTGGAGTCAGAAAAATCCATAGCGGCTACTTGTTGTTTCATATCTTCTAAAGCATCAGAAACATTTGAGGAataatcaggaatatatacacaacactCCATTTTTATTAAGGCACATGTTCCCCCTTGAGAGGCTGTTAGAATATCCAGAGCCATACGATTTTGTAGAActgcttttctcatctgtttttgttcttcattaagaGCCTCTAAAGCTCTTCTAGTATCTGTCAAAGCTTGTTTTGTAAAATTGTTCAAAGCCTCTACCCTGAGCATAATATCAGTGGCTCCTAAAGAGGGCACAAAAATTGAGGCTAAATAATCATACCAATGAAAAACAGAGCGTGACCACCGGGCTTTAACATAAGGTAAATTAACAGGTTGACTAATTTTTTGCTTATGAATTCTCCCAGGGGCAAACACAAACCCTAGGGTACATCTCCCCACCCATCCTACAGGGAGCCAGGGCCAAAGGTTGTATCCACAAATCCATCGAGTGTTATTTGGGGCTACCCATCTTATACCAGGGCTATTTTCCCAATCTGTCCCTGGCCAAATAACAGACTTGTTGACAATAAACGTTACATCCATTACAGTCTTACATTTGTGGGTAGGCAATAGTCCCATATGTTTCATGTGATATCCTGGAAATTCTCGGCCTCCAAATGTTGGTACATGAGTCTTTTGCTCCCAGCAAATGTCAGCAGGGGTCAGTAGCTGTCCTTTTTCaggggtcatccagaaatattcatcccaaacTTGGTAGTAGTCACCCTCAAATCGATTAAAATCATTAGGAGAAGAAACAGATCTATTTTCGTAATATAAGTATGCATTAACACTCATGCATCTGCTGATTTGTTGGGAGAAGATTCCTCTGCTGTAAAGTCAGCCGACCTAATTGCTGATTCAGTGATCTCCTCCGTCTGGCGTACCAGCCTTTCCGGGAGCCAGCGCGGTGCTTCGGCATCCTGTGGAAAAACACATACatgacccctcccccaaattaacaCAGGATCTGGGCCATGCCAGTTATTATCCAGCGGGTCTTTCCACAAGACCATCGGCTTTCTGCTGGAAATCTGAGGGTCCCAAAATCTCTGCGCAGCtgaatgtccttctttatctaaaatttaaaaatttaaaatatataaagcgtGATTAAGGTAATTTCTGGGTAGAAGGGGGTAGAGCTCCCCCCTCTGTATTTTTTGAAGCTGTAGTTTTAAAGTTTGATTAGCACGTTCCACGATGCCTtgaccctgtggattataaggaatgcctgtttttagggtgatagaaaaagaggaacaaaaatttttgaaggcagaggagacataGCCGGGGCCATTATCAGTTTTTATAATCTTTGGCGTGcctaaaatggaaaaagcataAAGACAATGTGAGATAGAATGTTTTGCGGCTTCACCAGTCTGTAAGGATGCCACAatatatcctgaaaaggtgtcaatagataCGTGAACGTACTTTAAACGACCAAAGGAAGGGACATGAGTGACATCCATTTGCCAAAGATGATTCGGTAGAAGCCCGCGAGGATTAACGCCAAGATGTGGAACTGGAAGAAACTTAGGGCAAACAGGACAAGATTTAACAATTTGTCGTGCAGTTTCTCGAGGGATTTGAAACTGCAAACGAAGAGTATTACTATTCTGGTGATGTAGCGCATGTGATTGCTGTGCTGCTTCcacctgtgaaagaaaaactctagtgTGAGAATCAGCCATCTGATTTCCCATAGATAGAGGTCCAGGAAGCCCAGTGTGGGCACGTAAATGTCCAAAGAAGCAGGGTAAGGTGCGCTGTTGCagcagagactgaattgaacgtAACAAATGTTGAATGTTAGAATTCACAGTAGAAATAAAGGGAACAGTTTCTATATATTGCAAAGCATGAGCAATGTATTTGCTatcagtaaacaaattaaaagactgtGAGGAATATTGTGAGCATACTTTATGAACGGCTGAAAGTTCTACTTCTTGAGCCGATGTATAGTTCGTCTGCCAGGAGAAAGGGGTATCATTAACCACAAAGGCAGCAGTTCCATTGGAGGATCCATCAGTAAAGATCGTAAGAGCATCTTGAATAGGAACATTAGaaacattctttggaaaaataaatgaatgctggctggcaaaatgcaaaagtttatcagaaggtaaatgattaataatttgACCTGTAAAGGAGGAAAAGGCCAAAGCCCACGagtcattaaactgaaaaagccaTTCCTGCTGTTCTTTGGTATAGGGCACATAAATGTAAGCAGGATCGGCTCCCAACATTTCTCTGGAAAGACGCCTTCCTTTGGCAACGAGGAGGCTAATGAAATCAAAAAAAGGAGTAAGAACTTTTGAAGGCGATACAGGTAAATGGATCCATTGTAAGGGAGCATTTTGATATAACACTGCCGTCGGGGTATGTTTAGAGGGAAACACATATAGTCCCCACGgttgagaaaaatcacagtaGGTAGCAAAATGCTGAGAGAGGGCCTCTTCAACCAATGCCAGAGCAGCTCGCCCCTCTTCGTTTAGTATTCTAGGGGAGGAAGGGTCAGTTGTTGATTAAGGTTTCGAAATTGTCCTTCCTCTATTAGCATGTCAAAAGTAACCTGCAGCCCATTAAGGCGGTTACGGTCTTCAATGATGTTACAGACCTCGCCGTATTTTGAGCACCACAAGAGATTAGGAGGCAAGTATTGAGATGAAAGACTTTCAATTATGGCTAGAGTAAACGGCGCAGTAGGCCCGTATTGAGCGCAAGCTTGTTTCAGTTGTTTAAAAGGCAGAGGCTCATGATACCTCCGATGATTAGCATCTTGAAAAACAGGGAAAATCATAGAATATCCCTCAAGATTTTCACCCTGTTCTCGGGCtgttttcacagccatttgtagtGGTGAAAGTACTGGCCTTTTTAGGCTAGATGGAACATATACTGGCGCTGTTGGAATCAAAGGCGCTTCtgcgagaggagggggagggagcgggACCGGCGGCGGCAGCGGGTCAGGATCTAAACCGGCTATAACAGATGGCGTTTTAGAATGCAACGGCTTAGTTGTATTTATGGGCGATAAGTCTAGTTGTTCCATTCTCTGAGATATGGATGTTAGCATCTCTCTAAGTTCAGAAAAAGGGGAGCCTtggtctttattcttttgttgagttACTATAAAGGCATCCCATCCTTCTTTGTCATGCTCAAAAGCCTGCTCTTTTAAATCGTCTTCCTCATCAGGAGAAAGTTCTGAATCTGAGTCTTGTTCTAGAGCAGTAGtctcattatcattttttctgGAACCTGAAACAATTGGGGAGTCATATATGTGCTCCGCTACCCGTTGGGGGGCACCTGAACACTTGGGTGTTATAAATTTCAAGGCTGTTTTAAGTTTCCTACTCTCGTGTTCTGGGTTTAAACAATCTCTTATTAGAGTCCATAGAGAATAAGCATCAAGAGGAACTTTGTCTGGTCCACAGAGGGTATAAACTGTTTGAATTTGTTCTCCCACCTTTATCCAAGTTTCAAGGCTAATAGTTCCTTGCTCTGGGAACCAAGGACAAGTTTCCTCCACAAAGACAAGAAATCTTTCTAGTTTCTGTTTAGAGACAGAAATTCCTCTGGCTTTTAGCATAGTTTTtaacatagaaacaaagaactgtCTACTATTACTTTGCCCCATAATTTTTACTCTCAACTATACCCTCTCCACCCACAGTTTTCCAACGATACCTGAATAGGTGAGGCTTTCTCCCGGgatcactttcaatatttttggGTGGCTGTGCTCTGGGGTCCGCCCACGTTCCTCGTTCTGGCGCCacttgccgggcctgccggctagatgaacaggtcaaggacgcaatcaccagtgcacctgagaaataaaagactaagaaagatggggttgagagggacggagtcagcttctgactgattccgacgactttattgaggcgtaacatacatatatatactaacaggattcaccaaattttagatcaaagacttgtatacgtgcagaactgcagatactagttttaggagtttatcttaactccagcagagcatggcaccagcatcttacaatcaggtaaagactacctagacataagccattcacaggagcccgataatcttatcagagtcaggaaaataggcaaatggtggctgcagcgatttccttgagggaggtgagaaaggccaatttgcactttaacaaatcaggggtggcgggacagagagggaccttttgatctctctcagggccgagaaggggcctgagcagtcaggccggctccccgcagactgtagctcgccaggctcctccatccatgggatttcccagggaagaatgcatctcctgcactggcaggcaggttctttacccatgagccaccagggacacccaaaTTATAcctatgttttaaaaagatacatgattGTAAATATAACTGTGTAACTTTTTGTGTAGAAAtgcttaatattatttaaaatgttaataccaCCAATTTAGCTCTACCATTTCTGAAAGAGTTCGGTTTGCAGCCACCTCACTATTTTTGCCAGAATGTTTCTTTGTTTACTTACCTGTTTTAACTCcgatggcatcgccgacttgatggacatgggtttgagttgactctgggagttggtgatggacagggaggcctggcgtactgcgattcatggggtcgcaaagagtcggacacgactgagcgactgaactgagctgaactgaactttaaaGGAAAAGATACCTCCCTAGAAGGAGTCCACCAGCAAGCCTTCTATAGGCTGCTGACACTGCAAAGCCATTGATGGTAACTGATCAGCCCTCATTCACACTTT
The nucleotide sequence above comes from Cervus elaphus chromosome 28, mCerEla1.1, whole genome shotgun sequence. Encoded proteins:
- the LOC122685248 gene encoding LOW QUALITY PROTEIN: uncharacterized protein LOC122685248 (The sequence of the model RefSeq protein was modified relative to this genomic sequence to represent the inferred CDS: substituted 1 base at 1 genomic stop codon) yields the protein MPCDRSFRNLNQPAWMKRAGRPGKWRQNEERGRTPEHSHPKILKVIPGESLTYSGSRKNDNETTALEQDSDSELSPDEEDDLKEQAFEHDKEGWDAFIVTQQKNKDQGSPFSELREMLTSISQRMEQLDLSPINTTKPLHSKTPSVIAGLDPDPLPPPVPLPPPPLAEAPLIPTAPVYVPSSLKRPVLSPLQMAVKTAREQGENLEGYSMIFPVFQDANHRRYHEPLPFKQLKQACAQYGPTAPFTLAIIESLSSQYLPPNLLWCSKYGEVCNIIEDRNRLNGLQSTTDPSSPRILNEEGRAALALVEEALSQHFATYCDFSQPWGLYVFPSKHTPTAVLYQNAPLQWIHLPVSPSKVLTPFFDFISLLVAKGRRLSREMLGADPAYIYVPYTKEQQEWLFQFNDSWALAFSSFTGQIINHLPSDKLLHFASQHSFIFPKNVSNVPIQDALTIFTDGSSNGTAAFVVNDTPFSWQTNYTSAQEVELSAVHKVCSQYSSQSFNLFTDSKYIAHALQYIETVPFISTVNSNIQHLLRSIQSLLQQRTLPCFFGHLRAHTGLPGPLSMGNQMADSHTRVFLSQVEAAQQSHALHHQNSNTLRLQFQIPRETARQIVKSCPVCPKFLPVPHLGVNPRGLLPNHLWQMDVTHVPSFGRLKYVHVSIDTFSGYIVASLQTGEAAKHSISHCLYAFSILGTPKIIKTDNGPGYVSSAFKNFCSSFSITLKTGIPYNPQGQGIVERANQTLKLQLQKIQRGELYPLLPRNYLNHALYILNFXILDKEGHSAAQRFWDPQISSRKPMVLWKDPLDNNWHGPDPVLIWGRGHVCVFPQDAEAPRWLPERLVRQTEEITESAIRCMSVNAYLYYENRSVSSPNDFNRFEGDYYQVWDEYFWMTPEKGQLLTPADICWEQKTHVPTFGGREFPGYHMKHMGLLPTHKCKTVMDVTFIVNKSVIWPGTDWENSPGIRWVAPNNTRWICGYNLWPWLPVGWVGRCTLGFVFAPGRIHKQKISQPVNLPYVKARWSRSVFHWYDYLASIFVPSLGATDIMLRVEALNNFTKQALTDTRRALEALNEEQKQMRKAVLQNRMALDILTASQGGTCALIKMECCVYIPDYSSNVSDALEDMKQQVAAMDFSDSSIWSQISAWFHSGWWKSIIFIIICILLLLCFGPCICQCLSEMINKRLLMFSRLQTRPFPSREI